The window GTAAGCCGGTGTTTACTTTAGCTGTGGCCTTTTCATTAATGATGTTTTATGCCTTTGCCATGCAGTGCGCCAGTACTGTTGCAGTAGTGTTCCGCGAAACTAAAGACTGGCGCTGGCCAGCTGCCCAGTTTGCTTACATGACAGCGTTAGCTTATTCGGCCAGTTTTATTGTTTACCACTTGCTGAAATAGGTTTTTGTTGATGGTTGATAGATTATATTCCATGGCCTGGTTCTTTCAGACGGCTGCAAAGTTCCTTTTTAAAGAAACCACAGGGAACGAACTTCTGAAGTTTTGCATTATTCCATGCCGGACGCCCGTAGTTTAGCTTGCAGGTTTTATAGTTTAAATCGTTAAATTTGTTTGATAAACAATCACTGTAGCAATTGCGTCATGAAAGAAGTAACCATAAAGTATAAAAACAGCAAAACGCTGGATGCTTTAAAAGATCTGGGAAAGTACCTGGGATTTTCTGTTTCTGAGCAACGCCTTGCTATTAAAGGAAAGCAGGAATTTTATATAAATGGCGTTACCGTGATACCTGGTGACGAAACTATAGATGTTTCAGAACTGCATGAGGTTTTCACCGGCAAAGGAATGGATGCAGCTGAATTAAGGAAATCCGGATGGCAGCGGAAAAAATAATTTGTGATACTGATGTTATCATCGACTATTTTGATACCCGTAAATCCCGTCACGAAGAGACCCGGATTATACTCGAACAAAAAATAGGTTTTCAGCATATATTGATTTCCTCCATCACAAAAATGGAACTTATTTCGGGTGCCAATAACAAAGCCGATCTGCATAAAATAAGTAAAGATATCAACAGGTTCGGCGTCCTTTTAATTAACCCCGAGATAAATTTACGAGCCATAGATCTTGTGCAATCCTACAGGTTAAGTCATGGTCTTGCAATTGCTGATGCAATGATTGCCGCTACCGCTATTCAAACGGAATTAAAGTTGTTTACCTATAACATCAAGGATTTTAAATTTATATCTAAACTATCTTTGTATAAACCGGAATAGGAGAACTTAAGTTACTGATCATGATCATCAACGAATAATAATCTCTTTGTAATTACTTAAAAACTTCGCGCTATGATCTATGAACCATCAACTATGAACTGATGAAATCATTATATTTGTGTTGAGGTAAAAATTGGATAAAGTAAAAGTTTTAGAAAAGTATCTTCCACCTGATGCTGCCCCGCTCATTGGCCGCTGGATTGACTACTTTAAATGCGAGTTTAAAATTTCGCGTAACCGCGGCACTAAATTTGGCGATTATCGTTCGCCTTATGCCGGTAAAGGCCACCGTATATCGGTTAACTATGACCTTAACCCCTATGCTTTTTTGGTAACTACCGTACATGAGTTTGCGCACCTGCATACCTGGAACGAGCATAAGCAAAAAGCTAAGCCGCACGGAACCGAGTGGAAAGGTAATTTTAAAAAGATGATGCAGCCTTTTTTTGAGAAGGATATTTTTCCGCCCGATGTAAAGCACGCCATTACCAGCTACCTGGATAATCCGGCGGCTTCCAGCTGTTCGGACCTGAACCTTTACAGATCGCTCCGCAAATACGACGCACCTAAAGAGGCAATGCTAACGGTTGAGAAAGTCCCCTTTAAAGCCCTGTTTAAAATAAAAGGCGACCGCGTTTTCAGGAAGGAAGAACAACTGCGCAAGCGTTTTAAATGTGTGGAGGTGAAAACCAAACGTGTTTATTTGTTTAGCCCGGTTGCCGAAGTGGAATTGGTGGAGGAATAGTTTTTAAC is drawn from Mucilaginibacter ginsenosidivorax and contains these coding sequences:
- a CDS encoding type II toxin-antitoxin system VapC family toxin; the encoded protein is MAAEKIICDTDVIIDYFDTRKSRHEETRIILEQKIGFQHILISSITKMELISGANNKADLHKISKDINRFGVLLINPEINLRAIDLVQSYRLSHGLAIADAMIAATAIQTELKLFTYNIKDFKFISKLSLYKPE
- a CDS encoding SprT-like domain-containing protein, with translation MDKVKVLEKYLPPDAAPLIGRWIDYFKCEFKISRNRGTKFGDYRSPYAGKGHRISVNYDLNPYAFLVTTVHEFAHLHTWNEHKQKAKPHGTEWKGNFKKMMQPFFEKDIFPPDVKHAITSYLDNPAASSCSDLNLYRSLRKYDAPKEAMLTVEKVPFKALFKIKGDRVFRKEEQLRKRFKCVEVKTKRVYLFSPVAEVELVEE